A window of the Gossypium hirsutum isolate 1008001.06 chromosome A05, Gossypium_hirsutum_v2.1, whole genome shotgun sequence genome harbors these coding sequences:
- the LOC107959194 gene encoding phosphoinositide phospholipase C 2, with amino-acid sequence MPKQNFKVCLCWRRIFKTRVVEPPPAVKNAFNRFSQSGTMTVDDLLTFLIEHQGENNATKEDAQAIFDSLKHLNIFHRRGLHLEAFFRYLLGDHNLAHPPSSKVHHDMTAPLAHYFIFTGHNSYLTGNQVISPSSVEPIKDALLRGVRVIELDLWPNSKGDGVEIRHGGTLTSPVDLQECLQAIKENAFHASEYPVVITFEDHLNPNLQKKVAKMVTETFGVMLYRSETENMQQFPSPESLKKRILISTKPPKEYLGENRGDVSETESGRRNPSDVGEHFPDEDEENTVVQYRQLIAIHAGKLKGGLENWLSDDPMKVRRLSLSEQELENAIRAYATKIVRFTQRNLLRVYPKGTRLDSSNYNPFVGWMHGAQMVAFNMQGYGKYLWIMQGMFKANGGCGYVKKPDFLLQRGENDEVFNPNAPLEVKTVLRVKVILGEGWHQDFHHTAFDRYSPPDFYTRIGIAGVPEDKDVKRTAIIEDEWLPVWDQDFEFLIRVPELAVLRIQVLEYDTTGRPDFGGQTSLPVSELRTGIRTVPLCDKKGNKYKHVRLLLSINFGRPYYL; translated from the exons ATGCCGAAGCAGAATTTCAAGGTGTGCCTGTGTTGGAGGAGAATATTCAAGACAAGGGTGGTCGAGCCACCTCCAGCTGTTAAGAATGCCTTCAATCGTTTCTCACAAAGTGGAACGATGACTGTGGATGACCTCCTGACGTTTCTGATTGAACATCAAGGTGAAAATAATGCCACCAAGGAAGATGCTCAAGCCATTTTTGATAGTCTCAAGCATCTTAATATCTTCCACAGGAGAGGACTCCATTTAGAAGCTTTCTTTAGATATCTCCTTGGTGACCATAACCTTGCTCACCCTCCATCTTCAAAG GTGCACCATGACATGACGGCTCCATTGGCACATTATTTCATATTCACGGGACATAATTCCTACTTGACTGGGAATCAAGTAATCAGCCCCAGCAGTGTAGAACCCATTAAAGATGCTCTGCTTAGAGGTGTAAGAGTGATTGAATTGGACCTGTGGCCAAATTCCAAGGGGGACGGTGTCGAAATTCGCCATGGCGG GACTCTGACTTCTCCAGTGGACCTCCAAGAATGTTTGCAAGCAATTAAGGAGAATGCATTCCATGCTTCAGAATATCCAGTTGTGATCACTTTTGAAGACCATTTGAATCCAAATCTTCAGAAAAAAGTGGCTAAG atggTCACAGAAACTTTTGGAGTTATGCTCTACCGGTCCGAAACAGAAAACATGCAGCAATTTCCTTCACCAGAATCATTGAAGAAAAGGATTCTGATTTCAACCAAACCCCCTAAAGAGTACCTGGGCGAAAACAGGGGAGATGTTTCAGAAACTGAGAGTGGAAGA CGGAATCCATCAGATGTAGGAGAACATTTTCCAGATGAAGACGAAGAGAATACTGTGGTTCAATACAGGCAGCTAATTGCCATTCATGCTGGGAAGCTCAAAGGTGGATTAGAGAACTGGCTGAGTGATGACCCAATGAAAGTCCGACGGCTTAGCTTGAGTGAACAAGAGCTTGAAAATGCTATTAGAGCATATGCTACTAAGATTGTGAG GTTTACTCAACGAAATTTGCTGAGAGTGTATCCTAAAGGCACACGCTTAGACTCTTCCAATTACAATCCTTTTGTTGGGTGGATGCATGGAGCTCAAATGGTTGCATTTAACATGCAG GGATATGGAAAGTACTTATGGATAATGCAAGGAATGTTTAAAGCAAATGGTGGATGCGGCTATGTGAAGAAACCTGATTTTTTATTGCAGAGGGGAGAGAATGATGAGGTTTTTAATCCCAATGCGCCATTGGAAGTCAAGACCGTTTTGAGG GTAAAAGTTATCTTGGGGGAAGGTTGGCATCAGGATTTCCACCATACTGCATTTGATCGCTATTCCCCGCCCGACTTCTATACGAGA ATTGGAATTGCTGGTGTTCCAGAAGATAAGGATGTAAAGAGAACAGCAATAATAGAAGACGAATGGTTACCTGTATGGGACCAGGATTTCGAATTCCTAATTCGTGTTCCGGAATTAGCTGTGCTTCGGATTCAAGTCCTGGAATATGACACCACTGGGAGACCTGATTTCGGAGGCCAAACATCTTTACCTGTATCAGAGTTGAGAACTGGGATTAGGACGGTCCCATTATGTGACAAGAAGGGAAATAAATACAAGCATGTAAGGCTCCTTTTGAGCATTAACTTTGGACGCCCTTATTATCTCTGA